The genomic window GCGGCAAATCTGAAATAATAAGATAATTTATAATTGAGCAAAAGCATTCAAAACAATTTGATGATTAATGATAAATGTGTATGGTTCATCACAATGTCATCACAGAATACGAATGCAACTGACCTGAAGTGGGTTCATCCTTAGGTATGTGGTCGTTAGTGAGCGGCATGGCGAGCGGCGCCCAGGGCCCGGGCGGCACGCCGGGCGACATGGGGTACTGCATCcacagcggcggcggcggcgtgcggTACAGGTGCGGGCTCATGTACGAGTAGGGGTACATGTAGGCCACGTCGCGGCCCCACTCCTCGCGCGCCGGCGAGCCGCGGTACTGCCCCACGCCGCCCCACTGCCGCACGCCGTACGGCGATGTGGGCGGCGGGTAGGCGGCTCGGTACCGCGCCATCTCCAGCGGCGGCGTGGGCGAGTCGCGCGCCAGCCCGCCCTGCCCCGGCGAGCCCATCAGCGCGGAGTACCTGTAGCGGTAGTTGTCCGGCGAAGGGCTCAAGTCTGGCGAGTTCACGCTGGACGGTGACTCGGTTTTCAGTGACGGCGGATGCGAATGCGGCGACCGTTTAGCTTCAGGAGACCTCCTTGTCGGGCTGTCATCTGGCATACTCAAAAGAGAGTGTATGCTGTAACTGCTGACGTTCTTGGAGACATGACTTGGTGCCTCCTTCCGTGGGGCCGTACCATTGTGAGATCGCACTGGCGTCTCTACGGCTGGCTTGTGCGCAGTGTGACTGGGACCCGGCGATGGCGGGTACGAGGCTGTACTGAGCGCGGGCACGGTTTTTGCTCGCCGCTTCATCCCCTGATCTTCAAGACTTACTCGCTCCAGCTCTCGGAGGATGCGCTTTCTTGGCGAGACCATCATGTGCTCCTGCCTGCAGTTCGCTAGCTTCGCGTTGACGGGCGCAGGCAAGGAGGAGATCCTCTCTCGAAGCTTATTTATCGTTTTCGTCAACTCTTTACGTCGCAAAGCCGGTCTCGTCTTTTTATACACCCTTAACTTACGATACTGATACGGTTTCTTTAGTTTCATATGATAGTATTTCTCTCGATCGTATTCTGTCCACCGATCGTCGTCAGAGTTAGTTTTCGATTTGGGCGTAGCGCCATCAACGACATCCTCGCTCCGACAACCCCTGCTCTCTGGCGAGCCGACGTCACCATTCTTTTTGTCGCAGACTCCATTGGTCAGAGTTTTCCTGGAATTAGTACCATTTACCATTCCATCGAGGTGAGTGGTGTCATACGGTCTCCTACGCTTCAGCCGGCTAGCGACCTCAATAGCGGCGGTATGTAGCGTGCTAGGTCGGCAATAGTACATGGCTAACTCTTTGGAAATGTTTCTGCGTGGCGCAGTTTGCTTCCAGCAGTGGTCGCGCTGCCAGGGTGAGGACTGCACGGAGCTGTTGTCGTCGGAGACGGACAGCGAGGCGGAGGGCGggtgcgcggcggcgggcggcgtgggcggcgcggcggcgggcggccaGAACGTCTTGCGCGGCACCGACACCCAGCCCGCGCGCTCGCCCTCTCGCGCGCACCCGCGCACCAACTCCAAGATAAACTTTCCATCTGCAAGACAACACATACACACTTTGATGATACTTGTTGTTGCAGAGATTATATCATAAACATAGACAGCTGAATACTAGCCAGCACATATTGGCaagttaactataaaaataatcagtCAGAGATAACAAATCCTCTCACTTTTATGCAATAACTATAATtgatttagttttaataataacaatacacaATATTGTTGCTCAAATAAACCTGTCTGATTGCTTCTCGTAATGAGCAAGCACTTTAATAAATCCTTAAATCCCTGATAACATCAAATTACCTAATCAGcagttaaatgttattttagaatCACAAGTGCCAGCCACATCAGCCACTTACACTTatgataattaatt from Helicoverpa zea isolate HzStark_Cry1AcR chromosome 20, ilHelZeax1.1, whole genome shotgun sequence includes these protein-coding regions:
- the LOC124640171 gene encoding protein hairless translates to MHIQEGTNTTLTTCTKMTEEVDRRHGVNGNSSSKGASEDAPVNSSALTATGGRLKFFKDGKFILELVRGCAREGERAGWVSVPRKTFWPPAAAPPTPPAAAHPPSASLSVSDDNSSVQSSPWQRDHCWKQTAPRRNISKELAMYYCRPSTLHTAAIEVASRLKRRRPYDTTHLDGMVNGTNSRKTLTNGVCDKKNGDVGSPESRGCRSEDVVDGATPKSKTNSDDDRWTEYDREKYYHMKLKKPYQYRKLRVYKKTRPALRRKELTKTINKLRERISSLPAPVNAKLANCRQEHMMVSPRKRILRELERVSLEDQGMKRRAKTVPALSTASYPPSPGPSHTAHKPAVETPVRSHNGTAPRKEAPSHVSKNVSSYSIHSLLSMPDDSPTRRSPEAKRSPHSHPPSLKTESPSSVNSPDLSPSPDNYRYRYSALMGSPGQGGLARDSPTPPLEMARYRAAYPPPTSPYGVRQWGGVGQYRGSPAREEWGRDVAYMYPYSYMSPHLYRTPPPPLWMQYPMSPGVPPGPWAPLAMPLTNDHIPKDEPTSDLPLNLSKH